One genomic window of Macaca mulatta isolate MMU2019108-1 chromosome 8, T2T-MMU8v2.0, whole genome shotgun sequence includes the following:
- the MAPK15 gene encoding mitogen-activated protein kinase 15 isoform X7: MDTDLNAVIRKGGLLQDVHVRSIFYQLLQATRFLHSGHVVHRDQKPSNVLLDANCTVKLCDFGLARSLGDLPEGPEDQALTEYVATRWYRAPEVLLSSHRYTLGVDMWSLGCILGEMLRGRPLFPGTSTLHQLELILETIPPPSKEDLLALGSGCRTSVLHRLGSRPRQTLDALLPPDTSPEALDLLRRLLVFTPDKRLSATQALQHPYVQRFHCPSDEWARKVHVQLRAREGVQLSAPEYRSRVYQMILECKGSNGTSREKGLEGVSPSQAHLHKPRADPQLPSGTPVQGPRPRPQSSPSHDPPEHEFPRAAKNTPRQNSAPTLQPALLGSGERPPGAKEEPPLTFLLEKPGRRGAAPSLTSQAAAQVANQALIRGDWNRGGGVRVASTQQVPPRRPPEARPGRRMFSTSALQGAQGAARALLGGYSQAYGTVCHSALGHLPLLERHRV; encoded by the exons ATGG ACACTGACCTGAACGCAGTAATCCGGAAGGGCGGGCTGCTGCAGGATGTCCACGTGCGCTCCATCTTCTACCAGCTTCTGCAGGCCACCCGGTTCCTCCACTCGGGGCACGTTGTGCACCGGGACCAGAAG CCGTCCAATGTGCTCCTGGATGCCAACTGCACAGtgaagctgtgtgactttggtctGGCCCGCTCCCTGGGCGACCTCCCTGAGGGGCCTGAAGACCAGGCCTTGACAGAGTACGTGGCCACACGCTGGTACCGAGCTCCGGAGGTGCTGCTGTCTTCACACCG GTACACCCTTGGGGTGGACATGTGGAGTCTGGGCTGTATCCTGGGGGAGATGCTGCGGGGGAGGCCCCTGTTTCCGGGCACGTCCACCCTCCACCAGCTGGAGCTGATCCTGGAGACCATCCCACCGCCATCCAAGGAGG ACCTCCTGGCTCTTGGCTCAGGCTGCCGTACCTCTGTGCTGCACCGCCTGGGGTCCCG GCCACGACAGACGCTGGACGCCCTCCTACCGCCAGACACTTCCCCAGAGGCCTTGGACCTCCTTAGGCGACTCCTGGTGTTCACCCCAGACAAGCGGTTAAGCGCCACCCAGGCACTGCAGCACCCCTACGTGCAGAG GTTCCACTGCCCCAGTGATGAGTGGGCACGAAAGGTACATGTGCAGCTCCGGGCACGCGAAGGGGTCCAGCTCTCTGCGCCTGAGTACCGCAGCCGCGTCTATCAG ATGATCCTGGAGTGCAAAGGCAGCAACGGCACCTCAAGAGAGAAGGGCCTGGAGGGTGTCTCCCCGTCCCAGGCACACCTGCACAAACCCAGAGCTGACCCGCAGCTGCCTTCCGGGACACCTGTGCAGGGCCCCAGACCCAGGCCTCAGAGTAGCCCGAGCCATGACCCCCCCGAGCACG AGTTCCCCCGTGCAGCCAAGAACACCCCCAGGCAGAACTCCGCTCCCACGCTCCAGCCTGCACTCCTAGGGAGTGGGGAAAGGCCCCCCGGGGCGAAGGAAGAGCCCCCCTTGACATTCTTGCTG GAGAAGCCAGGCCGGAGGGGAGCTGCGCCTTCCCTGACCTCACAGGCTGCAGCTCAGGTGGCCAACCAGGCTCTGATCCGGGGTGACTGGAACCGGGGTGGTGGGGTGAGGGTGGCCAGCACACAACAG GTCCCTCCCCGGCGTCCTCCGGAGGCCCGGCCCGGCCGGAGGATGTTCAGCACCTCTGCCTTGCAGGGTGCCCAGGGGGCCGCCAGGGCTCTGCTTGGAGGCTACTCCCAAGCCTATGGGACTGTCTGCCACTCGGCACTGGGCCACCTGCCCCTGCTGGAGAGGCACCGTGTATGA